The segment TTCAGACCCAGGAAAATCTGACTTCAGAGTTCATGCTCTTCACCACTCCCGTATGTCACTCTGAAAACTGAGAACTCCATTTAAGAGCACACCCATAGCTTCTCAATAGCCAAGCTATTCTAAGCAAAATTAATGTATCTCCACACATTCTGGCCCCACGGTTTTATGATCTTCATACTGAGGATGTTCCCTTTCTGCTGCTGACTACCACAACCATGTTCTTTTATTCTGCTTCATACTATACAAACAATTGTAATGgaacatattctctttttttttcttccaaatatttataccattttcatctggtgaaaaagaaaacccagtaacataaaacccacaaaagtgttgaagaaaaataatgtgacAATTAAGTTTGTAATTCTAAACGCAGTAAATTTATTTAACACGAAGAGTGTTTTCCCAACTCAGAAAACACTTAAGAAATAGTGAAAAGAAGAAGACGGATAGCAGAAATGCAGTGGATCCACTAAGCCGGAGCTCATTATATTCAAAGCTCTCTGGCTACTATGTGGTTATGAAGTCCATGGAAGTGAAATTGAAAATTCTCTTGCACTTTTCCAGCAATAGATTCAATCTCACAGTTGACTACAAGAGAGTTGTGATACAGCAGATAAAATAGTGAATGGACAGGGGGTAGATACAGATTTCAACTGCAGTTCTGATGTTATTAACAACACGGACAACGTCTGATAGAGTTGAACCCATCAGATTCATGGGACTAGACAGGGTTCAGGGTCCCTTTAAACTACAATATAATCTAGATTTCTGAGATTAGGCGcacattacatttatatattataataaaccAGATTCAGTGCTAAGTGTTTCCGCTGATAATAACCAGTACTCAGTTAGTTACTGGTTGCAACTCTCAGTGCTCTGCAAATAGTGTCCTAGTGACCTAAAATATTTAACACGCTTCCCAATCCCAGCTTCCTACCAGAAATGCCCCAAAGAGCAAAAACCAAAATCTCTTCTCTTTGTAGACAGCAAAAGACCTGTCCATTcactcacaaacacacaaaaaataatacgtatttagagaaataaaagttcCTAGATACCTTGGAAAATCAATTTATCTGAATTAGACTATGTTATCTCCTCTACACATTCTCTGCATTCTTCACTTACTAGGCAGTTGCAAACCACCAGTAACACAGCAGGTTGGCTCATAAGTGTTAGAAGAAGATTCCAGGAGTTGTGGCCCTGGTGCGACATAGACCGGAGGCCTACAGGAACCAGATTCAGGGCTCTGAGATTGACATTGGCCAGGGTCACATTCCAGAGTCTGACAACTCTTAGACAGATAAGTCTTGGGTGGACAACTCTTTGCCACGTGGCTCACAGGCTGGCAGTTCTGGACTATAACTTTCTGGCTGCTTCCTGACTGGTAAGGCTGAGAAACACACGCCAACATTGCTGAGGAACGTCCTGATTGGCATATTGTCTTTTCACAGGGCCTGGAACTAGAGCAAGTTGTTTGGAAAACTCTGGGGAGGCAAGCACTTTGCATGCAGCTCTGCTCTGTGCCCAGTTCCTGTTTACAGTTGGGCACTTTGCAGCTGGTAGTTTCACTGCAGGTTTCTTGAAAGTCGTCCAGGAGCCAGGTCCTGCCATGGCAGCTGCTGggtaaaaaaaatccatcttcaAAGCTTATGAGCTTAGACCCATGTACAATGGCAGAGAGTGGTGGGACATTGTAGAAGTTCCTGGGAGAGTGGCCTTGGCTCTCAGACATACTGTTGAAACCCTTGATTGAAGTCGGTCTTAAGGACCCAGCATGCCAGATCTGAAGATTCCTTTTTGGCGAGATTATATACTCAGAAAACTGGGTGTTGGCTTCTTCTCAAGACTCCTTTCCACCTCATTGCTTAAGCTAATTTGAAGTATAACATCTCATTAGCACTTTGTTTAGTAACATATGAAGATAATGTCCTATTAACAAAGAAGCTGATCAGTTTTGAGTCCTCAATATAGCTTTCATGTTAGCCCCAAAGCTGACTCATACGGGTGGAGTTTGTCAAATATGAGTCCCAACATGCCTCCCAagctaacactttttttttcttagtcaccATGACTCTCCATATTGGTAAATGGACAAAACAAATGTATGTGGAAATAGCCAACTGTGTACTAATCAGTATTCAGCACTAGAGTTTTCAGAGAAGCTCTTTtggcaaaagaaaataatgtgatCAAGACATTTTCAGTCAGAAGCCAATCCAATTAAACCAACCCTCATTCTACTCAGATCTTTGTCCAATTGATCAGGATGTGGGAAGGACTCGACAATGAAATCTTTTCTTACTGTTCACCCAAAGTACTGACAGTGACCATTGTCCTATGaatgtctttctctttgtctaccattttgtttccctcctcttaCTGAAGGTCAAATATAAATGTTGTCTCTTTATGAAGCTTTTCCCAGATCTTCCTATTTGCAGGTTACTACTTCTTCTGAATTATCAATGGACTTTGACACATTCTTTATGGTGACTGTATTTATACCAAGTGGTGTCTTTACTTCTATTTGTGCTTCTCGACGGGTGATATTTGCCTTTGTAACAATCCTCTTTCAgatatacttttcatttttgtttgttgtgccctgttttttttactttagaatgATTGAGTCTTACATTTATCACATTAGCCACTGTACTTAGTATAGTGTCATACTCATAACATAGGGCCTACGAGCATAATTTCTATGGCACCTTCTATAACTCACTTAGCTCAGCTCTTGACTGTGAAACAATAGAAGTGCATTCTTAGCACCATTCTCTGGCTCCTTTTCTCAGGTCTGAAGAAAACCAAGAACATTCAGGAACCTGATACAAGTCCTCCTCAATATGTGATGGCCTGGGGATGTCATATATTTCAACAGACGCACCTGAATACATTCAGCCTGACAAGCTGCCTGCTCAACCTGTGCAAAAGGCCTTCATAGCACATGCAAGCTATTTATGATTTTGAATGACCAGTCTTGTGTGTTTAAAGATCCCAATATGCTGTCCACATGACCCCAATAACCCGTTTAAATCTTATGCATAGTTGTATTTATCATTGCATGGAATACTTCCACTGTAGCTCGTATTAAATGGATTTCCATTGCCCTGAGACTAAGATCCATATTCCTTAGTCTGGCCTACACAGCACCTTGCAAAACCTGAGTGCTGCCTGTTTTTTCTAACTCCAAATCTTGTCATCTCCCTCTGCCCAACATCCTCCATGGCACAGGCTTCTACTTGGCCCTTGAGCATGTCTAGCCTCTCTTTGCCTCAGCACTTTGCACGTGCCTCTGCCTGTCTGTTTCATCCCATTTCTGCCCTCTCGGACTCGACATACAGCTTCTTCCGTCATCTTTTGTGTCTCAGCTTAAGAGCTACCTCGAAGGGTGGCTTGCCTTCATCACCCTGTTTGAGAAAAGATTGCATtctcagagtctgtttttctTCCCTCATAGAACTTATCTTACTTTATAATGGTTTTATTTGCTTCTTCACTGTGCCTTTGCCCCTACACTATGAGTTCCATAAAGGCAAAAAGTGTGAATGTCTTCCTCACTATTCTATCTTCAGccctgagcccagagcctggctggCACATAATAAGAGCTCCATTGatgtgttttgaaaaattaatgaatagaAGCTGCTAAATAAATGGAAGGTGCTAAATGTATTCAAATTATAGTTAATGTCTCAAGGGATGGAGTTCTGAAACCTTGACATACACAAGATTTTCAAGAATTGGCCAGGGTACAgagtttaaagagaaaaaaaaaataaccattgcCTACCTTTCAGCTACTCCTTTGTGAAGTAAGAGCAAAGTCATCAAGAAAGCCACTTATTAGCATGGCAGAGGCTGagtcaattattttaaaataatgtttgatCGTATGCAGGcatgttttaaaaagcttttgccaTGGAAAAAGAGCACCACTTTTCACTGTCAGCATGACAAAGTCCTGTTGCCAGATTtggaggggacagaggcaggacaTCATCGAGGCCAGCCTTCACACAACTGGCTCCAGCAGAGTGCCTTCTCATTAACCTCACAATGTGTAGCAAATTAGCAAATACCTGTGTGGTTCCCAATCTCCAAATGTCAAATAGTGATGCTGGGTCTGTCATTTGTGAATAAGGCCACCCCATGTGTCCTTTTCTCTTTGGGCTGAAGCATTAACTTGCACATTCTATTTAACTGAGTGCTGAATTAATAGGTGTTTTGGCATGCAATTTTGGTTCAAggagtaaatacatattttcactGGTGCTAGATTTATAAAGGGAGTTACTTGGCTTATTACTGTGGAATGATGAATGCTAGGACAACTGGTCACCTTGAGATTGTTTCCATGAAACCTACTAAAAACTAAATGTTAGCTTTGTAAGCACTTGGATAATGATAATTATACAGTATATCTCCTAGTATTCTTGTGAAATATGTAGAAATAGTCATCTGATTGCTTATGGTGACTAGACACTTTGCTACTAAATGATTGAATAATTCCTTGGTCTCTCTTGGtctggaaggagaaaaatgattGCTGCTGCAGTATCACATCCTTACCACCAGAGGGTGCAATATCAACAATCCTtgtggaaaagaaattaaatacaaggATTCTCCAGTTAAGGTTCTAAGCCAAAATCTACACTCACAAACCTTAAACGCTTCTCTTACATGTCTATGCCGTGGCTGCCTcgcttttaaaatgaaaactgtaaggGTATCAATCTCATCAAGTGGTTttacagattaaatgagatgatatatatGATACCCAACTGCCTGCCACATATTGAAtggtaaatgaataaaagtagTAATTGTTTCTCATCAGGTTAAGGATGTTTGTGCAAGCCAAAATGTTGTTCGGATGGCAACATAAATCTTGGATTGATATAAAActataaggtaaaataaaagcactatctttttttgtgtgtttgagaTTATGTTGTTTGTATCTATAACTCTtgcacattttattcttttaaggaTCAGATTGGGAATGGATTCATTCCCATTAAAGATCTAGTCaacctgtttctgtctctcaagggCTTGTCACTTGATGGTTATAAAGTTGGACAGTTTATATTACTTTCATGTTTGATTATGTGCCTGTGTTGAATTTCTAATCACTTGCTCAGCtgtattaaagtaaaaataaataaataaataaataaataaataaataaataaataaataaataaattagaatcgCCCTTGAGTAACATAATTCAGCTCAATTCTCCCACAATTTATTTCCTCTATCCTTGCCTTAGTGTTATCTCACCAACCAAATGACTTAAGTTAATTTAAATCCATTCCTCTTCTCCAACCAGGAGGTCACTCATGTAGACAGATTGCATGGCAGTTTAAGAATACTAGACCAAGAGTGAAGAGATTTGGCTTCTAGCCCTGGTTCTATTAATTCACTGCATGaatttggacaagtcactttgcCTTTTTGGATATCTTACAAGATAATGACTTTAGATGAGAAGATCTCAAAGGTCCTTTCTAGCTGTCGCATTCTATGATTTTCTATCAGAATCTTAATATCTTAGAGTTGAAAGGACATTAAATGGCATCTTGTCAAATCTTCCTACTGAATGAAATCTGCACTTTCATTTAagccatataatttttattaagattacttatgaaaattttaacagaacAAAGACTGAAGTTAGTAGACTATTAGTTGCCATGCATGCAGATAGAAATCTATGACTTAAAATGAATAGTTCTATTGTATTTGGGAGCAACTCTGAGAGTAAAGAAAGTGTATGTTTTTCATTGGTCTACCTCAAAAAAGTGTGCCAAAGGGAATGACCAACTTCCTTTAAATATACCATTTTGTAAAGTGAGTCAAGTACCATATAATGCCTCTCAGACACTGTAATGCatacagaaaaaattttttttagtctctGGAATACTCAGAGTTATGACATTATAACCATAATAATGATCCTATGTGGAATATGGAAATGGTCTCTTGCCAGCTTTATATGTTTCTAATGATTGATTCTCTTAGAACATGATAATAAAAGGATTCACAtgtgacatcatttttttttctatgaaaatatcTCTAAATAATTTTGCTTCTTGGGATAATTCTTGGTCATTTTCAATTCAATGATATCACACTTtgattcaaaagaaagaaagaaagaaaaagaaagcaagaaagcaagaaaacaagaaagaaagaaaggcagtagTACACAGGGTGTATGTAGTCATTAACAAAgagtaattgaaaaaaaagaatggaccaCAGTATCTCAGCCATTTGAGTAATAACTTCCATATTTCCTAACCCCTTGTCCCATTATGTCTTGAATGTGAAAGTGTCATAGTTTATTTAGAGTAATAAATAGTAATTATAAActtgcttttgttccttttcccaGATGCACTTACTCTGACCTGCCTCTGAGGTCAGCTTTTGGTGAAGTTGTGTTTCTGCCTTTGTGTGATCCAGAAGTGGGAATTAATTTTTGAGTTCTCCCACTTAACACTATGGTTACTGCTGTTGTGAAAATACATCATTAAGATGGTGCTAAATCATTCTTGGTAGCAATGGTGAGCAGAAAATGAATGACCCTACTGACAACCAGCTTATCCCAATTGAGTTCAActagcaaaaatgaatgaatgtttgttgCCATTGACATGATGCATCCTGGGGATTGTAACCCTAgcttgatttcattcattcatctaccaGATTAACCTTTATCGAGTATGTACTACTTTTGGGATTTCATTAGGTAAGATCCCATTGTGTTAATCAAGGATATAACAAGGGTAGACAAAACTGTACTGGTTAAACCAAATAATActtgaaataaatatacaatagtAACCTtgtaattaacaaaaatataagcatatttaATGCTACCATTGTGTTGGGAATATCAACTCTTTTGACTGTGGAGTCTACCTAAAAaaagtgagaggagagagaatatttCTGTGGGTTTTGAAGAGTAAGAAAGACATGACACTCCTTCTAGAGGGAGAAGACTGTACTGCACAATGTGTTCGAGGAAAGGAGTAGGTGGCGTCGATGGAGTGCATGTTGGTGGATGGAATGCACGTGGGGTCGTGTGGAGAGGGATTGGGACAGGGCAAAGGTGGCCTGCAAATTGTCTTTAACATAGACagacctcagggcacctgggtggctcagtcattaagcatctgacttcggctcaagtcatgatcttgcggtctgtgggttcaagtccagtgtcgggctctgtgctgatagctcagagcctggaacctgcttcggattctgtgtctccctctctctctgcccctcccccactcgtgctctgtctctctctcaaaaatgaataaacattaaacattaaaaaaaaaaaacttacacgGGCTGTTCTTGGGAAGGCGGGGTGGTTTCAGCCTTTAAATGAGGGTCTAATTTGCCAAAACATTAACTCCAAGTCACagaaattgttttccaaaacGGCTTAAGTAAGTGAAACTTAGTGGCTCATATTTACTAAAGTCCGGAGACAGTCTGGGCTCTACTCCTtgcatttctcttgcctttacTGTCTTTCAGGTGATGGTGTCATTTTCAGGCCGCATACAAGATGAATGCACGTGATACGACAAGGTCTAGAGGAAGAGATGGTTGCTCTGCAAAACTCCACAAGAACTTTAACCGGAAGAACCTGTCCACATCACTCCTTGTTTCTCATTGGCGTCAGTCAGAGCACGTGCTCCATCCTGAACCAATCACTTCCAGGGAAGATTGGGGTGTCCCCTTGTACTGGCCAGGTTCCATCCTGAAAGTGGGAGCCATAGCAACGTTCTTTCGAAGGACTGACTAGGCTCAGATAAGCAGGGATACATAAACAAAGCACAGTTCttgtggggggagggaaaagaacGCCTGTGAGGGCGATGGCAATGAGTACCCAGATCCACTTACACATGTTTTCTTCCTACTTACGTATTTTCAAATGTAGATGACTGTGTTTGCCCAAACAAGAGAGTTTAGCAGACTACCTGGGTATCACATCCAGATCTAAGCCCAAGATATCAAGAGGTCCAATCTTCCTGCTCACTTAATATTATCTATTCATGATAGGGCTACATTTCCAGGAGCTCCCAGGGACTTCTTTGAAAACAGATGGTTGTCCAGTGACCAAGGGAGGAGAGAGTTAAGCACCAAGTTGAGAAAGAACTCTTAGAaagtgaattaattttattataataaaatgtatacatgtttAGTTTCATTCATACTTAAGATATTTGTTTCATCATACCCAGTTACTGCTGTTAGTATAATATCAGGACCTCAAAATTCCATAATTGCTTGTAAAAGTGGGTGAAAGGAGCTCATGAAAAGTGTTTTGACATTTCCTCACCTGATGCAGCCAGGATAATACACTCGAAGCTGTGTATTCACTGCTGTCTCTGGAACTTTTCTTCTTGGATTAGACCCATTAGTAGTTTAACCAAAGTAAGGTACCTAATAAGGCCGAAATGATTATAAGCGGAAGAGTTTAGAATAACCTCCAGCCCAAGCTGTGATTCCACTTGCCAAAAATTCCTGGGAACGAGCAATGTGTTGTCAGAGAATTCTGCCTACCCGGGAACCTGTTTCttaaattaaacatttctttttggaGAAAACATAGTAGGTTTGAAATTCCCaatggatatcttttttttttttttaattaacattgaCTTATGATCCAATATCAAATTACATGAGTttatttgaagggaaaaaaaagaccacttgGTCCATTTTGAACAAAAGAAgtacaaaggaaaatagaagaaaaatagaaggaaaaaagaataggtATTCTATGAGATAAATGGTCTCAcattaataggattttttttaattatcacttTTCTAGCTAGTAGAATATAGACTCTAGCCAGATAATTGCAGAGACTGACTTTGAAGGGCAGTGAAGTCCAGGTCCAGAATCCTTAACAAGTTGGTTGGTGGTAGAAACCAGATCTACAGGTTGGTTGGCAATAGGAAGTTTGTCTGCTCTTAGAAGCCAGGTAGGTAGGGCAGTAGACGCTGGACCCATAGCCCAGGGAAGGGAACCCATAGACTCTATAACCCAGGGATCCAAAGCCCTGGAATTCACAGCCCAGGGAGTAGGAACTTCTAGGTCCATACCCCAGGCAGTAGCCTCTGATGGATCCACAGTCCAGAGATCCAGTGTAAATTGACCTGCAGGGACTACAGAGCACAGAGGTCCTTGGGCAGGAGCAGGACGTCTGGCAGGGGCTGGACACCACGCAGGACGTCCGGCAGCTGGTGGGCTCACAGCAGGTTTCCTGACAGCCGCTGTAGAGGGAGGAGCCCAGCTGGCAGGTGCTGGGAGAGCAGAGGTCAGTGCGGTAGACCAGGTTGCTGGGGGAAAAAGAGCCACAGGAGGAGCTTGGGTAGCGCAGGTAGCCCCCAAGGGAGCGGGAGGAGAAGTTTCCAGAACAGCCGCTGTAGGTCATGTTGGCAGGAGATGGGAGTTCAGCTGAGTTACAGTGAGAAGATACTGTGATATCTGCCAGGCatgtttatatgcatatatatcccCTCACTGCACTGGGTATGATGCAGACCCTTGCCATTCTTGTGCATGTCTTGTCATGAAAATAACTAATTATCCTAGGCTATAATTATAACTGAACACATTCATGTGTTCTTAACTGCTGTTTAATTATTCTGATTTATAGAAGGCACTtgtcgctttttttttttctggaaataaggTGTGGTTTGCCTTCAAAGATATTTGTCATGATGCAGATAGTGCCCTCCCTTCTTCACGAGCTTGATCGTGGGCATTTTGAGCGTGAATGTATAACTTGTTACCACCAATGCACTCCTAACAGtcacccacacccccctcccaaatatttatgtatgttttattgagcatttaccatgCGTAAAACATTGAAAATTGTGGCATCATCTAATCCTTGCAACAACCTTATGAGATAGGAATTGTCACTAATTTAGTGACCCACGTGTGCCTTTCTTCAAAGCCAGAAGGAACCACAATGGTATGCTAACAACTTGAGAAGCTTGTCTTTTTCACTTCGAGTATCATGTGAGCAATGAATGCCCACgtgaaaaaataacatttcagtgTGATAACATTTGCATTTTATCCGATGGGCCTCCGTATGGAGTCTTACCTCTTTTATGAAATCCCTAAATGCCGCCACTAAAGGAACAACTTCTTAATCATTTTAGTTCTGTTTTCTCTTATGCAAAGTTACCATGGAGATGGTTGTTTCAAACTGCCTTCTATTTGTCCTCTCATTTAGCTTATCATCAACAAGCAACTCATGTTTTATCCAGTATGGAGTTATTGGATTCTTTTTCCATGTGAGGCAGAGAATTCTTTGGCAAACACTTAGCCTATCGCTGAGAATAATTGCTAAAAACTGATATACTTTGAGTGACTTGACTACCGATGAAGCGCATTTGCaaaaacttgaatttttaatAGTGTGCTAACCTTTGCCAACTCAGTTGGGAGTGAGAAATGAGACACCTCGGAGAGTGATTCATTTCACTCCCTGCTGAGCTTCTCTTTTGCTCATCGTTCTAGAAAGACAAAGAAGCATAAAACTTACCTTCATACCAAGTAGTTAAAATCATCCTTatgactataaaaaaaaatcaatggtatAAAGAAAAGTCCTGGAATTAGAGATGCCTTTCTTCCCCCCACTTACGATAATATCCAACTTCTGCCTGCAAGCATCTTTTAGAAATTGGAGACAAAAAGCTATTTATGTAATTtgatctttctgtttgtt is part of the Prionailurus viverrinus isolate Anna chromosome C2, UM_Priviv_1.0, whole genome shotgun sequence genome and harbors:
- the LOC125174618 gene encoding keratin-associated protein 27-1, coding for MSESQGHSPRNFYNVPPLSAIVHGSKLISFEDGFFLPSSCHGRTWLLDDFQETCSETTSCKVPNCKQELGTEQSCMQSACLPRVFQTTCSSSRPCEKTICQSGRSSAMLACVSQPYQSGSSQKVIVQNCQPVSHVAKSCPPKTYLSKSCQTLECDPGQCQSQSPESGSCRPPVYVAPGPQLLESSSNTYEPTCCVTGGLQLPSK
- the LOC125174546 gene encoding keratin-associated protein 13-1-like; this translates as MTYSGCSGNFSSRSLGGYLRYPSSSCGSFSPSNLVYRTDLCSPSTCQLGSSLYSGCQETCCEPTSCRTSCVVSSPCQTSCSCPRTSVLCSPCRSIYTGSLDCGSIRGYCLGYGPRSSYSLGCEFQGFGSLGYRVYGFPSLGYGSSVYCPTYLASKSRQTSYCQPTCRSGFYHQPTC